One Pyrococcus furiosus DSM 3638 genomic window, ACTTCTAACTATAATAGCTTCAACATCTCTAACTAATTCTAAAAGCCTATTTTCCTCCGGATACTCCTCGTAAATAACTTCAAAACCAGCATCTTTTAGTATATTTAGAGCCTTTTCATGAAGAGGGGCAGCTACAAGCACCTTCACCATTATCACCTCCTTTTAACGGCCATAAGCATTATATGGTCTGAAGCATCTTCAGCCCTATCGGCAATATCTCCAATTTTTGTGATAATTTGGTTCCAAATAAGCTTTGCGTAAGTGGAAATGTTTTCATCTTCAAATATCTTTCTCAGCAAAGAGTATTCTATTTTATCGGCATCCTCTTCTTGAGCTTCAGTGGACTTAGAATATTCAAGTGCTCTATCTACGTCAGTCTCTAAGGATACAACAGCTTCTTTGAGGTACTCAAATGTTTTTAGGGATTCGTTGATTAAAATAAGGATCTTTTCTTTATATTCCGGGGGAACTGCAGGCTTAGCAAATATTAGGGTATGGGCAGCACTTTCCGCAGCATCTGCAACATTATCTATTAGCTCTACAAGTCTTATGTAATCCCCTCTATTTGCCGGAATAAAGGCTCCTGAGTAAAGCATAAGCTCTATTTCTCTCCTAAGCTTATCGGCCCGAGTTTCACTCTCCTCGACTTTAGTTAACAGCTCCTCGGCATTTCCTATGTTTCCCTGCAAATACTGAACAAACATCTCCTTGGTGTATTTTAATGTATCTCCGACCATTGTCAAATGATCCCTTATTAGTTTAAACACATCATTCTCTTTTGCCCCAAACATTTTCCACTCCTCCATGTAACTTTTCCATTCCCTTAATTAACCCCCACAGAAGAAAATTAAGGGGAGCTTCAAGCCCAACAGATTTGGCATACTCAACTATTTTTCCGTTTATGTAGTCAATTTCAGTCTTTCTCCCCTTTAATATATCCTGGAGCATGGAATTGTAATTCTCCCTAGTTTTTTTCAATGTCTGGAATAGCAAATCTATTGGATGAACCTCTAATTTTACTCCATTTTGCGTCGCAACCTTACACCCCTCTTTCACAACTTCTACTGCTACAGAAAGCAATTCCTCATTGTCTAGAATTGCCCCATTTTTAACCCGTAACAGAGTGCCAATGGGGTTAATAGCAGAATTAACAATTGCCTTTGCCCATATCCACCCTTCAATGTTCTCACTTACAATAGTTTCTAATCCCGCTCTATTGAAAATTTCGGAAATTTTGTCAACAAATGTGTGACGCCCTTTAGGGTATAAACCAACTACAGTTATTCCTTTTCCCGTCCACTTCACAACCCCTGAGCTCACTAAGATAGCTCCATTTGTAGTTATTCCTCCTATAGGCTTTCCCCCGAACTTTCTTATTTCATCTTCATTTCCTATTCCATTTTGAATACTTAATATCCAAGTGTCCTCCACAATCGCTTTAGAGGCTCTAAGGGCTTCTACTGTAGAGTACGATTTTGTTGCGAGTATTATTAGATCTGGTTTTTCTTCGGGAGGAGAGATTGTAGCAGGAACTTTTATCACCTCTTCTATAATCCCAGTTATCCTAAGCCCTCTCTTATTTATTGCATCTACATGGGGCTTTCTGCCAATAAGAACAACATCCTCACCTGCAGCGAAAAGTAGCCCTCCAAAAAGCGAGCCTATAGCCCCAGCACCCAGAACATAAATTTTCATTCCACATCTCCTCATATTAGTTTGGGGGTAGATATATAAATGCCCTTTGCTCATAAGGTAGTGATGAGAACAGCACTATATTGGGAGCCCCTAGAGGATGGAAAAGTTAAATGCAAGCTTTGCCCGCTAAATTGCATTATAAACCCAGAAAAAAGAGGATCTTGTAAAGTTAGGATTAACATAGATGGAAAGCTCTATACCTTAAATTATGGGAAGGTCTCCTCAATAGCCCTCGATCCCATAGAGAAAAAGCCCCTATTTCACTTCTGGCCAGGCTCCTGTGCATTTTCAATAGGAACTGTAGGATGTAACATGCACTGTAAGCACTGCCAAAATTGGGAAATTAGTCAAGCGGATGAAAGCTTCCCTTACCTTCAAGATGCAACGCCAGAAAGTATAGTGAGGTTAGCAAGACACTACGAATGCGAGAGCATAGCCTACACTTACAACGAACCCACCATATGGTATGAGTTCGTTTTGGACACAGCAAAACTAGCTAAGAAGGAAGGACTAAACAATATTCTGGTAACAAATGGTTACATAAATGAGGAGCCATTTAGAGAGTTAGCAAAATACATAGATGCCATGAACATTGATATAAAAGCATTTAACGACAAATTCTACATGAAAATTTCAAGTGTGCCAAGTGGCGAGCCGAGCAGAAGAACCGCAGTAATTGCCAAAAAAGAATTTGGAATTCACGTTGAGCTAACATACTTAATAATTCCAACTCTTAATGATAATGAAGAAGAAATTAGAAGATTTGCCAGGTGGGTTGTGGAAGAGCTCGGAGATGATACCCCAGTACACTTCTCACGCTTCTTCCCACATTACAAACTGTTGAATTTACCTCCAACCCCTATACAAACTTTGGAAAAAGCTTATAAGATAGCCAAAGAAGAAGGACTCAAGTTCGTGTACCTCGGAAATGTTCCTGGACATGAAGGAGAAAATACATACTGTCCACGTTGTGGAAAATTACTAATAGAAAGATGGGGATTTGAGATATTAAGGTATGAAATAAAAGATGGAAAATGCAAATACTGTGGTGAACAAATCCCTATAGTTGGAGAATATCAAAGGAAAACATACAGGGGAATGTGGTGGTAATATGGTGCTAATAGAGGCAATTTTTTATATTGAAGTGCTAGGAAATGATAAGAAAGCCGTAGAAACTTCTAGCATGGAAATTGAGAAAAAACTAAAAGAAGAGAGAAACGTTAAAATAAAGGGAATATATAGGGATAAAGTCGTTGAAAATGAAGAAGACGAGAAATTTAAATATTCAACAGTCGTTGAAGCCCATGTAGAGGGAAAACTTGGAAATATCGTTGATTTAGTTTTGAAGTATGGACCTACAATAGTTGAAATTGAAAATGTGAAGGGTAACGAGATACATGCAAAAGAGCTTGTTCCAATATTGGGAAGAATAGCATATGTAGTTGGCGCACTCATAGATAAGTTTGGCCCTGTAGTAGCTTACCCAAAACTCGATGCTCTGCCAAAACCCAAAATTGGTTATTCTGAAGAAGAAATTGAGAGGATGATCATCGAAGAAAATCTAATAAGATATAGATTCGCAGTAGAGATTTACGGTAACTCTCTTGGGGAGATAGAAGAAAATTTGAGTAAGGCCCTATTTCTAGAAGGGTGTAAAATAAACAAAATTAAGGTAACCGAGAAAGAAAAAATACCACTAGAGGACAATAAAGTTAGAATAAAGGCTTTAGCTGGTGTGGAACTTCTCTCAGATTTAAAAACTCTTTTTGTTTTAGCTGCCAAATATGCCCCTCTAGCATTTATAATAATTGAACCTGAAATAATAAATATAGACCCGGCAGAGCTTCAATCAACTCTTTCGGAAATAGCAAGTATAGTCAACGATTTAGTTCATAGACCCTTACTGGCAGAATAGAAATAGATATTATCGGCAAACACCGAAAATTTCATAGACACATCATGAAGCTGCTAAAATCTATTACGGCGATTGGCGAGCTTCTTTAATCGTTAGAAAGGGTTTGGAACCGAAAAGTATTTATACCCCGCACTGACACACATATAGATGAAGCCCGTATGGGCAGATTATTGGGAGGTGGAGAAAAATGAAAGTTAAGAAGATTGCGGCCCTTGCAGTTGGTGCCGCAGTAGCTGGTGCAACCCTTGGCTTTGCAAGTGCCCAAGGCGAAGTCCCCGAGATACCAAAGGACTTCTTTGTTAAGGATGGAAAGCCAAACGTTAAGATCGTTGTTGGTAGTGAAGGAGCTGCTATGGACGTTGTGAGCGCAGCCGATATTGCCGCTGCAATTGGAAGCTTACTCTACACCGAGAAGGATGTTGAAGTTACCGACGCTACAGTGGTTGCAAGGAAGGATGTAACCGAACCCATTGAAAAGATACCTGTCTTTGACAACTACGACACAAATACAGCTCACAAATACAAGGTTGGAGACAATCTAAAAGATGTACCAGCCTGGTGGAACGGATCAGACTTTGTAGCTAACTTCTCAACATCAGTTTGGAATGATGGTGTATATGACAAGGCAGTGGAGATCAGGATTGACAATATTGGAAGCGTTGGGAGCTATGACCTTGCAGCAAACCTAACACTTAAGGGAATTGCTCTCGACGGCATAACTGACAGTGAAGTTGATGTAATTGACGACTTTGAGGACTTCACAGTTAACGTAAGTACAGTGGTTGCAAACATATCACTTGTAGTATACAACTATACACTCAAAGGACAACCTACAGTTGACAAGATAACAAAGGATGAAACAATACCAGAAGTAAACCTAATCACAAACTTGTTCCTTGACAACAGCACACTCGCAAAGTTCTATCCAGACTACGACGGTTACACCATAGAGGGAGTTAAGGTTCTTAAGTCAGGAGTTGGTGAAGGAGAAACCCTAAAGATCCTTGACAATGAATATCCAATAGTCTTCATTGGAAAAGACATTCAAGAAACAGCTTGTGGAGATTGCTTCACCTATGGTAAGGACTGGGGCGAGGACTACTACAACCAGGGTGAAACATACAACTTCGGAGACTACAAGGTCACAATCCTTGATATTGATGTTGCAAGAGACAAGGCATTCATAAAGGTTGAGAGCCCAAGTGGAGATACTGAGACAACTACTCTCGCAGTTGGTGGTACAGAGGCACAAACCTTCTTCGACGGAGGCATAAGAATCCAGATAAAGGACACCTTCGTAGGTATCAGCGGTACAAACGCAGTAAAACTCCACGTCTGGACAGACCTCAAGACAGTAAAGAGTGGAGACGAAATAATGCCTGGATGGATAGCAGAGTTCAAGGTCGACAGTGGAAAGATTATATGGTTCGCCCTTGAAAACAAGAACACACTCTCCGACAAGAGAGTGCCATTATTCAACACCTACGCTGTAGACTACAAGGCAACGATAAGGAAGAAGAAAAAAGACGATGTAGAGTACGGTACACTAACAGCCTACATCTACATCGAGCCACTGGAGACACAGTATGAGACAGTAGAGGCAGCAATAGGAGAGTCAATTGATGACTATGAAGTTGTAGACGTCAAAGCTGAGGTCAGTCCAGAGGTTGCTTATATTCCACAGAAGCTAACCGCTCCAATCACAGTCCTTGACACCGAAGTCCTTGAGCAAGGACTAGAGAACGTAGGCAGCAACCTAATCCTAGTGGGTGGTCCAGTCGTCAACAAGGTAACTGCAGCCTTAGCTGAAGACCTAGGAGTTCCACTCACCTACGAAGAGTGGGCCGAGAAGTTCGGTACTGGTAAGGAAGGATGGACTATCGTCTACAAGGAGCAGTGCGGCAAGATTGGAGGCTACGGTGTAGTCCTAGTAGCAGGTAGCGACAGAGAAGGAACCAGAGCAGCTGCAGAGGCATTGCTCGACTACATTGCAAACCTTGAGTGATCCCTTCTCTTCTTCTTTAATTCTTCTTCCCTGGAGGTTTAAATGTGAGAAAGTATATAGCGGGAATTTTTTTGATTACGATTATTTTAGCAAGTATTGGGATTACTGCATATGGATATGCCAAATTTAACAGCATTCTTATATCTTCTCCCGATTTTGTTCAAGAAAAGTACATCGTAATTAAATTCCCAAATTCCACGTATGTTGTCCTTTCTCAGAATGAGTATATAGAGGCCAGATTAAAAGGCTGGAAGCCTCCTGAGGGGAGCATTGGGTACATTATAACTCTCTCTTATAACCCAAAATCTCCTCCCGACTTTGTACTTGAAAAGAGGTATGAAGAGTTTACTATAGTGGTAGGATCACCGGAAGTTAAGACTTGCTCAAAAAACCCAGATGAGTTTAAGGGGAGCTGTACTGAGAGAACTCTTGCTGTAAGCGAAGTAACATTGTTGGTTTCAACACTATTCAAAAGATACTTTTATGCCGAAGCTATAGCTAGGGGGTTAAGTAATGAATCGGCAAAGATGTACGCCTACGAAGAGACTATGAAAAGGAGAAACATTAGGTATCTGAGCCTTTTAGTAAAGGCACAAGTAGGCCTTGGGCTTATCGGCAATGAAAAACACTTGGGAGTTATAATAATGGGACCAGCTGAAGGAGCTAATGAGACGAGTATAATAATTCCCAGGGAGGGCTTAATTATTCTAAAAGGAAAGAGTGACTCCTCACTAAGAGCCGAAGCCATACTACTAGAAAATTTAGTAGGTCTTCAGTTTTCATAATTAAGCTTAAAAATAAACTTTCAATACGGAGTTAGGGGAAGAAAAATGAAAGTAGAGAAAGGAGATGTCATAAGACTTCATTACACTGGAAAGGTTAAAGAAACTGGAGAAATCTTCGACACAACTTATGAGGATGTTGCAAAAGAAGCTAGAATATACAATCCAAACGGAATCTATGGGCCAGTCCCTATAGCGGTTGGAGCGGGACACGTATTGCCCGGACTAGACAAGAGACTTATAGGGCTTGAAGTTAAGAAAAAATACGTCATTGAAGTTCCACCCGAAGAAGGCTTTGGATTGAGAGATCCAGGAAAAATTAAGATTATCCCACTTGGAAAGTTCAGAAAATCTGGAATAATCCCGTACCCTGGGCTAGAAATTGAAGTTGAAACAGAAAATGGGAGAAAAATGAGAGGTAGGGTTCTTACAGTTAGCGGAGGAAGAGTTAGAGTAGACTTCAATCATCCATTAGCAGGAAAGACTCTCGTATATGAAGTTGAAGTTGTTGAGAAAATTGAAGATCCAATAGAAAAGATTAAGGCACTAATAGAACTAAGACTGCCAATGATTGACAAAGATAAGGTTATTATTGAGATTAGTGAAAAAGATGTAAAGCTAAACTTCAAAGACGTTGATATTGATCCAAAGACACTAATTTTGGGCGAAATTCTTCTCGAAAGTGACTTGAAATTTATAGGATATGAGAAAGTTGAATTTGAGCCAACCATTGAAGAGTTATTAAAGCCCAAGTCTGCCGAGGAGCAAGAGTCTCCTAACGAAGAACAGCAAGAGGAGAGTGAGTCTAAAGCGGAAGAATCTTAAGGGATAAAATTAGTTAAATACATGGGAGGACCATGAAGAAGATAAAGATACTTGAACAAGACCTCAAGTTGAGACTTCCAGAAAGAAGCATAGGAAAGGCCATAAAGGCAATTTTGACTCTCAAAGATCTCACCTTTATTCCTTTATCCCCCATTTACCCTCGTGGCTTTCACCCAATAGTAAGGATTAAGAAAAGGTTAGGTGAAGTTGATAAAGAAGTCTTGGTATCGTTAATGGATTTTTCTATTTTAAATAAAAACAACATTCCTCCATGGAACCGGATATTTGACTTCCATTTGGATACAAACTATATAGAGGAAACTTCAATTCAGGGAATTGAGACAATTTTAATTGGGGACAGAGAGGCCATCAGAAGGGCTCTCTACTTATTAGATAACCTAATCCCAACCATATTAAGAAAACCCAGAAAAATTTACACCTTTTTCAATGAGATATACCTTAAATATGGCGAAAATCAATTTATAGGGCTGAAAATTATGGGCTCCATGCTAACATTTAGAAGCCACGGCATTCCATTATCGCAATTACCTAAGATCCTGGGAAGAGGAATTTTTGTGCTTAATTCTCTTTTCTATTCAAAAAATGCAGAATTTTACAGGTTACTTTTTGTTACTTCGCTAGAGACTTTTGGATACTTTTATGAATTCTTCATGAAGCACATTTACCCAAAACTCCCATTAGAACATAGAGAATTCTTAGAGGAAATGCATGACTACAAGAATTTTCTTCAACTATTGTATTTTCACCTCTCTAGAATGAGCGTTGACAAAATAAGAGATGAAGTCGGAATATTAATCCGGAGAAGATCAAGACCTGATAGACCCATTGAATTAGGGATAATATTTAGGGATAGGGGAATCGAAGTAAGAGACAGAATTTCAACGGCTCACATTGATCTTCTAGTTTAAGGGAGGGAACAAAAGTGAGAATATTCATTATAAAGTCCTCTACAGCCCATACTGCTTTTGATTACTCCATTAAAGACATCCCTGGCACAAGCGGAAGGCTTGACTTGATTTGTAGGTCTCTAAATGCAGCATTTCAACTCTCTCATTCCTTTAGAAAAAATGTTAGAGTATACACAGTTCTATATGGACCACCTGACCCTCCAAAGACAATTCGCTTTGAAGGTGCAAAAATTAAACCAAAAACTCTGAATCCTGATGAAGTATCTACTGCAAAGCTAATTGGTAAAATACTAAATGCCGGAAAAGATATAAAGGAGCCAACAAAAGAAAGGGAAGTTCTTCCCGGTATTTATATTAGCAGGATGACATTTGAAGACGTGGTAAGGAAAAACATTAAGTATAACTTGTATTTGCTTGAGGAGAACGGAGTAGATATTGAGAAAGTTAAATTCCCACAGGATAACGTGGGATTCATACTAGGAGATCAAAATGGATTCACAGAGGAGGAGCTCAATTTTCTAGAAGGATTAGTGCCAAAGATAACAATAGGGCCAAAACCCTATCTAACTTCCCATGTTATAGCATTTGTAAACATTTACTTAGACAGAATTGGCATTCCATGAAGCGAAAGGTTTATATAAAAGTTTGTGCTTTATCCCAGCTGAGAAGTCTTTTTCTGTTCTAGCTCGCTCTGGGTAATATTCAAAAGGGGTGTTGCACTTGAAAGAGAAACTTAAGGGAACAACTACAGTAGGCCTAGTTTGTAAGGAAGGAGTAGTACTTGCAGCAGATACAAGAGCTAGCCTAGGAAACATTATCTACGCAAAGAACGTGACAAAGATTCACAAGATTGACGAGCATTTGGCAATTGCAGGGGCGGGAGACGTTGGAGATATACTCAACTTAGTTAGACTCTTAAAAGCCGAGGCAAACCTATACAAATCTACCGTAGGAAAAGAGATGAGCGTTAAGGCATTAGCAACCCTGCTTGCAAACATCTTGAACGGGTCAAAGTACTTCCCCTACTTGGGATGGTTCTTGGTTGGAGGATACGATGAGAAACCCAGACTGTTTTCTGTTGACATGGTGGGGGGAATAACTGAAGATAACTATGCCGCTGCAGGTTCTGGAATGGAATTTGCATACTCAATTTTAGATTCCGAATATAGAGAAGAAATGAGTGTAAATGATGGTATCAAGTTAGCTGTAAAGGCAATTAATGTGGCAATAAAGAGAGATGTGTTCACAGGAGATGGATTGCTCGTTGTAACGATAACAAAAGACGGATACAAAGAATACAGAGGAGCAGAACTAGAAAAAATGTTAAAGTAGTCCAAGGAGGTGACAATTTTGATTAAAAGGGAAACCATGGTTGAAGAAATTCTTAAGGAGATAAGAGAAAAGGTAGCTCAAAAAATACCAAAAGAAGCAAAAATAACCGAAATAGAATTTGAAGGGCCAGAATTAGTCATTTACGTTAAAAATCCTGAGGTTGTAATGAAAGATGGGGAGCTTATAAAAGAGCTGGCGAAAATTCTAAAGAAGAGGATAAGTATTAGACCAGATCCAGATGTTTTGTTACCTCCTGAAGAGGCTGAGAAGTTAATTCTGGAAATTGTTCCAAAAGAGGCTGAAATTACGAATATTTCTTTTGATCCATCCGTAGGAGAAGTTCTAATTGAGGCAAAGAAACCTGGGTTAGTAATTGGAAAAAATGGTGAAACTCTTAGACTAATCACCGAAAAAGTAAGGTGGGCCCCCAAAGTTGTCAGAACGCCTCCACTTCAGAGCCAGACTATCTACCTAATCAGACAAATTCTTCAAACTGAAAGTAAGGATAGAAGAAAGTTCCTGAGGCAAGTTGGGAGAAATATCTACAGAAAGCCCGAATATAAAAGCAGGTGGATTAGAATAACTGGACTTGGAGGATTTAGAGAAGTAGGTAGAAGTGCACTATTAGTACAAACTGATGAAAGTTTCGTGTTGGTTGATTTTGGAATTAACGTTGCTGCCTTAAATGATCCATATAAGGCATTTCCACACTTTGACGCTCCAGAGTTTCAATATGTATTGAAAGAGGGCTTACTGGATGCAATAGTCATTACTCACGCTCATCTTGACCACAGTGGAATGCTTCCATACTTATTCAGATACAATTTATTCGATGGGCCAATATACACAACTCCTCCTACTAGGGATTTAATGGTGTTACTCCAAAAGGATTTTGTGGAGATTCAACAGAGCAATGGACAGGAGCCATTATACAAGCCTAAAGACATAAAGGAAGTCATTAAGCACACAATAACCTTAGATTATGGGGAAGTTAGAGATATATCTCCCGACGTGAGGCTAACACTCCACAATGCTGGCCACATTTTAGGCTCAGCAATCGTTCACTTGCACATAGGGAATGGGTTGCATAACATTGCAGTTACTGGAGACTTTAAATTCATTCCAACAAGATTATTAGAGCCAGCAAGTTACAGATTCCCAAGACTTGAAACTCTAGTCATGGAATCAACGTACGGTGGAGCTAATGATATTCAAATGCCCAGGGAAGAAGCGGAGAAGAGGTTGATAGAAGTCATTCACCAGACCATAAGGAGGGGAGGAAAAGTCCTAATTCCAGCAATGGCAGTGGGGAGGGCTCAAGAAATAATGATGGTGCTAGAGGAGTACGCAAGAGTCGGAGGCATTGATGTCCCAATATATCTCGATGGAATGATTTGGGAAGCTACAGCAATTCATACTGCGTATCCCGAATATTTAAGCAAAACACTGAGGGAACAAATTTTCAAGGAAGACTACAACCCATTCTTAAGTGAAATCTTTCATCCAGTGGCCAATTCGAAAGAGAGGCAGGACATTATTGATAGCAATGAGCCCGCAATAATCATAGCCTCTTCTGGTATGTTAGTTGGAGGACCAAGCGTAGAATATTTCAAGCAGTTGGCCTCTGATAAGAGAAACTCAATCATCTTCGTAAGTTATCAAGCTGAAGGAACACTTGGAAGACAGGTGCAGAGTGGAGTTAGAGAGATTCCAATGATAGGAGAAAGTGGAAGAACAGAGGTCATAAAAGTGAACATGGAGGTTCATACAATTGATGGATTCTCGGGTCATGCTGACAGAAAAGAACTAATGAATTACGTAGCTAAGGTTAGACCAAGACCCGAGAGGGTAATTACAGTTCATGGGGAGCCTCAAAAATGTTTGGATTTAGCTACGAGCATTCACAAGAAGTTTGGACTCTCCACTAGGGCTCCAAACAATCTCGACACCATTCGACTGAGGTGATGCCATGAAATGTCCGAAATGCGGGAGAGAGTGGACTACTTTTATTCCCCCCTTTTGTACTTGTGGGGCTGAACTTGAAATTAGCTATGACTACTCTAAAGTAGATGTTAGAAAGTGGAAGAACAGACTTTCTTCTGTATGGAAATATCGAGAGCTTCTTCCCCCTGTAAAGAGAATGATTACACTGCGAGAGGGTGGAACTCCGTTAATAAAGGCAAGAATTTCAGAAAAAATTGGGATAGATGTGTATATTAAGGATGAAACTAGAAATCCCACAGGTTCATTTAGGGATAGACTAGCTACAGTTGCCATTTCTTATGGTTTACCTTATGCATCCAACGGATTTATTGTAGCTAGTGATGGAAATGCTGCAGTTTCAGTTGCAGCTTATGCTGCAAGAGCTGAAAAGGAAGCGTTTGTAGTAATCCCAAGGAAAGTTGACAGGGGGAAGTTAATACAGATGATGGCCTTTGGGGCCAAAATCATTAGATTTGGGGAAAGTGTTGACGAGGCAATAGAGTATGCAAGGGAAATAGCAAAGCTCAATGGCCTTTATAACGTCACGCCAGAAGATAATATTATTGGACTTGAAGGTCAAAAAACAATAGCCTTTGAACTTTGGGAAGAGCTAAATCCCACCCACGTAGTAGTTCCAACTGGTAGTGGAAGTTATATTTATTCAATTTACAAGGGATTTAAGGAGTTAATGGAAATCGGGGTTCTTGAGGAAATTCCTAATTTGATAGCCGTTCAAACTGATAAATGCAATCCTATAGCATCTGAAGTTCTGGGAACAAAGAAGAAATGCACAGAAACAAAAGCTCTCGGCTTGTACGTTAAAAATCCAGTTATGAAAAACAAGGCAGTTAAAGCTATAAAAGAAAGCAAAGGTACTGCAGTAATTGTAAATGAGGAAGAAATCATG contains:
- the thrC gene encoding threonine synthase; translated protein: MKCPKCGREWTTFIPPFCTCGAELEISYDYSKVDVRKWKNRLSSVWKYRELLPPVKRMITLREGGTPLIKARISEKIGIDVYIKDETRNPTGSFRDRLATVAISYGLPYASNGFIVASDGNAAVSVAAYAARAEKEAFVVIPRKVDRGKLIQMMAFGAKIIRFGESVDEAIEYAREIAKLNGLYNVTPEDNIIGLEGQKTIAFELWEELNPTHVVVPTGSGSYIYSIYKGFKELMEIGVLEEIPNLIAVQTDKCNPIASEVLGTKKKCTETKALGLYVKNPVMKNKAVKAIKESKGTAVIVNEEEIMRGEKLLASEGIYAELSSAVVMPALLKLKENGFIEKGDKVVLVVTGSGLKTGEGGKEKFSIGPTKIEILRLLKEREMYAYEIWSLLGKPLKYQAVHQHIKELLELGLVEQAYRKGKRVYYKITEKGLRILQNFEDLENI